In Mugil cephalus isolate CIBA_MC_2020 chromosome 20, CIBA_Mcephalus_1.1, whole genome shotgun sequence, the following are encoded in one genomic region:
- the tmem100a gene encoding transmembrane protein 100 has protein sequence MPEEANKDAMRTPATPEKNTERPVSGITTVSIPLVNEVQLTAATGGAELSCYRCTVPFGVVVLIAGIVVTAVAYSFNSHGSTISYFGLVLLSAGLVLLVSSAICWKVRLERKKERRRESQTALVVNQRSIFT, from the coding sequence ATGCCAGAAGAAGCCAATAAGGACGCCATGAGAACGCCAGCGACCCCGGAGAAGAACACTGAGCGCCCGGTATCCGGCATAACCACGGTGAGCATCCCCCTGGTTAATGAAGTCCAGCTGACTGCAGCCACCGGCGGGGCAGAGCTCTCCTGCTACCGCTGCACCGTCCCCTTCGGTGTGGTGGTGCTCATTGCCGGCATCGTGGTCACCGCGGTGGCTTACAGCTTCAATTCGCACGGGTCCACCATCTCCTACTTTGGCCTGGTGCTCCTCTCGGCCGGGCTGGTGCTTCTGGTGTCCAGCGCCATCTGCTGGAAGGTGAGGCTGGAGCGGAAGAAGGAACGGCGACGGGAGAGCCAAACCGCCCTGGTGGTCAACCAGAGGAGCATTTTCACCTGA
- the LOC124998444 gene encoding small integral membrane protein 36-like yields the protein MGFLENYQEIDPVTLNLCILIASYVILLLVFLISCIMYDCRGKDPTKEYAPDPQPTQSPIRLVVMQSTTAPVTRWDTANMITTYHEPSHSDFKEKKSTMV from the coding sequence ATGGGCTTTCTGGAAAACTACCAGGAGATCGACCCTGTCACTTTGAACCTTTGCATCCTCATTGCCAGCTACGTTATCTTGCTCCTGGTCTTCCTGATATCGTGTATCATGTACGACTGCCGGGGCAAAGATCCCACAAAGGAGTACGCTCCGGACCCGCAGCCGACTCAGTCTCCCATCAGGCTGGTGGTGATGCAGAGCACCACAGCCCCAGTCACGCGCTGGGACACGGCTAACATGATCACCACCTACCACGAGCCTTCACACTCAGACtttaaggagaagaagagcaCGATGGTGTGA